One genomic segment of Hordeum vulgare subsp. vulgare chromosome 2H, MorexV3_pseudomolecules_assembly, whole genome shotgun sequence includes these proteins:
- the LOC123424475 gene encoding G-type lectin S-receptor-like serine/threonine-protein kinase LECRK3, producing MAPRLPWCFLQFLLLLLGVSSAAQAQVNITRGSSLTPQGPTSSWLSPSGDFAFGFRQIEGNSSLYLLAVWFNRIHGETVVWYAKSSSDGQESPVQVPSSSVLRLTADGLLSLRNPSGDEVWSPPVPAVAYARMLDTGNFMLVGVDGKAKWESFDFPADTILPTQVLSVGQQDKVLRSRLIATDYSNGRFLLAVQTDGNLVFYPIAEHSTLRYNAYWASNTVGNGSQLVFNETGRVYFTLINGTQINITSAEGYSMDTQGDFFHRATLDPDGVFRQYLYPKSRKMRGQGTSQWTSVSSIPQNICQRVKVKAGSGACGFNSYCTIDGTKNQTSCQCPQRYEFFDEERQYKGCRPDFVPQSCDLDEEAARAQFEMTLVNSVDWPESDYEQYSPIDVYECQRLCVIDCFCATAVFQPSTNTCWKKKLPLSNGYMAESVDRTVLIKVPRGNNSQSQNTGSSKWKKDKKYWILGSSLFFGGSVLVNILLISILLFGTYCGISITSKKKLQSPQPSGSSILPPKIFTYNDLEKATSGFREVLGSGASGTVYKGQLQDEHATSIAVKKIEKLQQETEKEFMVEVQTIGQTFHKNLVRLLGLCSEGTHRLLVYEFMTNGSLNEFLFGDARPDWNLRVQVALGVARGLLYLHEECSTQIIHCDIKPQNILLDANFMAKIADFGLAKLLRANQTQTNTGIRGTRGYVAPEWFKNIGITSKVDVYSFGVILLELVCCRRNVELEIADEEQAILTYWANDCYRCGRIDLLVEGDDEANFNIKKAERFVAVALWCLQEEPTMRPTMLKVTQMLDGAVQIPTPPDPSSFISSLS from the coding sequence ATGGCACCTCGCCTCCCATGGTGTTTCCTCCAgttcttgctactgctgctgggGGTTTCATCTGCTGCCCAAGCACAAGTGAACATCACTCGAGGCTCCTCCTTGACGCCCCAGGGGCCAACCAGCTCATGGCTTTCGCCCTCCGGCGACTTCGCGTTTGGTTTCCGACAAATAGAAGGTAACTCCTCCTTGTACCTCCTCGCCGTCTGGTTCAACAGGATCCATGGAGAGACTGTCGTTTGGTACGCCAAGAGCAGCTCCGACGGTCAAGAGTCTCCGGTTCAAGTGCCATCCAGTTCTGTACTGCGGCTCACCGCTGATGGGCTGCTCTCGCTTCGCAACCCATCTGGTGATGAGGTCTGGAGCCCCCCGGTTCCTGCTGTGGCCTACGCCAGAATGCTCGACACAGGCAACTTCATGCTTGTCGGTGTAGATGGCAAAGCAAAGTGGGAGAGCTTTGATTTCCCGGCTGATACCATCCTGCCCACACAAGTGCTTTCTGTGGGTCAGCAGGACAAGGTACTCAGAAGCCGTCTCATCGCCACAGACTACTCCAATGGCCGGTTTCTCCTAGCTGTGCAAACTGATGGTAATCTTGTGTTTTATCCAATCGCCGAGCATTCTACACTTCGGTACAATGCATACTGGGCATCTAACACGGTTGGGAACGGCTCACAGCTGGTGTTCAATGAAACAGGCAGGGTATACTTCACCTTGATAAATGGCACACAGATCAATATCACTTCGGCAGAGGGGTACTCGATGGACACACAGGGTGATTTCTTTCATCGTGCCACGCTTGATCCAGACGGTGTATTTCGGCAATACCTGTACCCAAAGAGCAGAAAGATGAGAGGCCAAGGGACCTCGCAATGGACGTCAGTAAGCTCAATTCCCCAGAACATCTGCCAGAGAGTGAAGGTAAAGGCAGGCAGTGGTGCATGCGGCTTCAACAGCTACTGCACCATTGATGGCACCAAGAATCAGACAAGCTGCCAATGCCCACAACGTTACGAATTCTTCGACGAGGAGAGGCAGTACAAAGGGTGCAGGCCTGACTTTGTGCCACAAAGCTGTGACCTTGATGAGGAAGCAGCAAGGGCACAGTTTGAGATGACTCTGGTCAATAGTGTTGATTGGCCTGAATCTGACTATGAGCAATACAGCCCCATCGACGTATACGAGTGCCAGAGGCTGTGTGTGATTGATTGCTTCTGTGCCACAGCCGTCTTTCAGCCAAGCACAAATACCTGCTGGAAGAAAAAGCTCCCTTTATCAAATGGGTATATGGCGGAAAGTGTAGACAGGACAGTTCTTATCAAGGTGCCGAGGGGCAACAATTCACAGTCCCAGAACACTGGCTCTAGCAAatggaagaaggacaagaagtattggaTTCTTGGGAGTTCCTTGTTTTTTGGGGGTTCTGTATTGGTAAACATTCTCCTGATCAGTATTCTGCTCTTCGGCACTTACTGCGGTATCTCCATAACCTCCAAGAAGAAACTCCAGTCACCGCAACCGTCAGGTAGTTCTATCTTGCCCCCAAAGATTTTCACTTACAATGATCTGGAGAAGGCAACTAGTGGTTTCCGTGAGGTGCTTGGCAGCGGTGCCTCTGGTACCGTGTACAAAGGACAGCTGCAAGATGAGCATGCTACCAGCATTGCGGTCAAGAAAATTGAAAAACTCCAGCAAGAGACTGAGAAGGAGTTCATGGTGGAGGTGCAAACCATCGGGCAGACGTTTCACAAGAACTTGGTCAGGCTGCTTGGTTTGTGCAGTGAGGGAACTCACCGACTGCTAGTTTATGAGTTCATGACCAATGGCTCGCTCAACGAATTCCTATTCGGTGATGCTCGGCCGGATTGGAACCTCCGTGTGCAAGTTGCACTTGGAGTGGCACGAGGGCTGCTCTACTTGCACGAGGAGTGCAGCACACAGATTATCCACTGCGACATAAAACCACAGAACATCCTTCTTGATGCCAACTTTATGGCGAAGATTGCAGACTTTGGCCTGGCGAAGCTTCTTCGAGCCAATCAGACACAGACAAACACCGGCATCCGGGGTACTCGAGGTTACGTTGCTCCAGAGTGGTTCAAGAACATAGGGATCACTTCCAAAGTCGATGTTTACAGCTTTGGGGTGATCCTGCTGGAGCTTGTATGCTGCAGAAGGAATGTGGAGCTAGAGATCGCCGATGAAGAGCAGGCGATACTGACTTACTGGGCAAACGACTGTTACAGGTGCGGGAGGATCGACTTGCTGGTGGAAGGCGACGATGAGGCAAACTTCAACATCAAAAAGGCAGAGCGATTCGTGGCTGTAGCCCTTTGGTGCCTCCAGGAGGAGCCGACCATGCGGCCAACCATGCTTAAAGTGAcacagatgcttgatggagcagtGCAGATCCCCACGCCTCCGGATCCCTCTTCCTTCATCAGTTCGCTTTCATAA
- the LOC123424476 gene encoding G-type lectin S-receptor-like serine/threonine-protein kinase LECRK2, with protein sequence MAPHLSWRLLQFFLLLLLGVSSAAQAQVNITRGSSLTPKGPTSSWLSPSGDFAFGFQQIEGNSSYLLAVWFNKITEKTVVWYAKSSSNGQESPVQVPSSSVLHLTTDGLLSLRNPSGDVVWSPRVPGVAYARMLDTGNFMLVGADGTTKWETFDFPADTILPTQVLSVGQQDKVLRSRLIATDYSNGRFLLAVQTDGNLAFYPIAEPTTKRYDAYWTSGTDGNGSQLVFNETGRIYFTTTNGTQVNITSASVTSMGDFFNRATLDPDGVFRQYLYPKSRQAARSWALKWTAVSSIPQNICQVIMATNAGSGACGFNSYCSFDGTQNQTTICQCPDRYKFFDEERKYKGCRPDFEPQSCDLNEEAASAQFEMTQFDNVDWPLSDYEEYSPIDMTDCRRLCIIDCFCATAVFHARTNTCWKKKLPLSNGKMAESVDRIVLIKVPRSNNSQSQNTGSSKWKKDKKYWILGSSLFFGGSVLVNILLISILLFGTYCGISITSKKKLQSPQPSGSSILPPKIFTYNELEKATSGFHEVLGSGASGTVYKGRLQDEHATSIAVKKLEKLQQETEKEFMVEVQTIGQTFHKNLVRLLGLCSEGTHRLLVYEFMTNGSLNEFLFGDARPDWNHRVQVALGVARGLLYLHEECSTQIIHCDIKPQNILLDANFMAKIADFGLAKLLRANQTQTNTGIRGTRGYVAPEWFKNIGITSKVDVYSFGVILLELVCCRRNVELEIADEEQAILTYWANDCYRCGRIDLLVEGDDEANFNIKKAERFVAVALWCLQEEPTMRPTMLKVTQMLDGAVQIPTPPDPSSFISSLS encoded by the coding sequence ATGGCACCTCACCTCTCATGGCGCCTCCTCCAGTTCTTCCTACTGCTCCTGCTGGGGGTTTCATCTGCTGCCCAAGCACAAGTGAACATCACTCGAGGCTCCTCCTTGACGCCCAAGGGGCCAACCAGCTCATGGCTCTCGCCCTCCGGCGACTTCGCGTTCGGTTTTCAACAAATAGAAGGTAACTCCTCGTACCTCCTTGCCGTCTGGTTCAACAAGATCACTGAGAAGACAGTAGTTTGGTACGCCAAGAGCAGCTCCAACGGTCAAGAGTCACCGGTGCAAGTGCCATCCAGCTCCGTGCTACATCTCACCACTGATGGGTTGCTCTCGCTTCGCAACCCATCTGGTGATGTGGTCTGGAGTCCCCGGGTTCCTGGTGTGGCGTATGCCAGAATGCTCGACACAGGCAATTTCATGCTTGTCGGTGCAGATGGCACGACAAAGTGGGAGACCTTTGATTTCCCGGCTGATACCATCCTGCCCACACAAGTGCTTTCTGTGGGTCAGCAGGACAAGGTACTCAGAAGCCGTCTCATCGCCACAGACTACTCCAATGGCCGGTTTCTCCTAGCTGTGCAAACTGATGGTAATCTTGCATTCTATCCAATTGCCGAGCCTACCACAAAACGGTACGATGCATACTGGACATCTGGTACAGATGGGAACGGCTCACAGTTGGTGTTCAATGAAACTGGAAGGATATACTTCACAACGACAAATGGGACACAGGTCAATATCACTTCGGCAAGTGTGACCTCAATGGGTGATTTCTTCAATCGTGCCACGCTTGATCCAGACGGTGTATTTCGGCAATATCTGTACCCAAAGAGCAGACAGGCCGCAAGATCATGGGCCTTGAAATGGACGGCGGTGAGCTCAATTCCCCAGAACATCTGCCAGGTGATAATGGCAACGAATGCCGGCAGTGGGGCATGCGGCTTTAACAGTTATTGCAGCTTCGATGGCACCCAGAATCAGACAACAATATGCCAATGCCCAGATCGTTACAAGTTCTTTGACGAGGAGAGAAAATACAAAGGGTGCAGGCCAGACTTTGAACCACAAAGCTGTGACCTGAATGAGGAAGCAGCGTCAGCCCAGTTTGAGATGACTCAGTTTGATAATGTTGACTGGCCTCTATCCGACTATGAGGAGTACAGCCCTATCGATATGACTGATTGCCGGAGGCTGTGTATAATTGATTGCTTCTGTGCCACAGCCGTCTTTCATGCACGCACAAATACCTGCTGGAAGAAAAAGCTCCCTTTATCAAATGGGAAAATGGCGGAAAGTGTAGACAGGATAGTTCTTATCAAGGTGCCTAGGAGCAACAATTCACAGTCCCAGAACACTGGCTCTAGCAAatggaagaaggacaagaagtattggaTTCTTGGGAGTTCCTTGTTTTTTGGGGGTTCTGTATTGGTAAACATTCTCCTGATCAGTATTCTGCTCTTCGGCACTTACTGCGGTATCTCCATAACCTCCAAGAAGAAACTCCAGTCACCGCAACCGTCAGGTAGTTCTATCTTGCCCCCAAAGATTTTCACTTACAATGAACTGGAGAAGGCAACCAGTGGTTTCCATGAGGTGCTTGGCAGCGGTGCCTCTGGTACAGTGTACAAAGGACGGCTTCAAGATGAGCATGCGACAAGCATCGCTGTCAAGAAACTTGAAAAGCTCCAGCAAGAGACTGAGAAGGAGTTCATGGTGGAGGTGCAAACCATCGGGCAGACGTTTCACAAGAACTTGGTCAGGCTGCTTGGTTTGTGCAGTGAGGGAACTCACCGACTGCTAGTTTATGAGTTCATGACCAATGGCTCGCTCAACGAATTCTTATTCGGTGATGCTCGGCCGGATTGGAACCACCGTGTGCAAGTCGCGCTTGGAGTGGCACGAGGGCTGCTCTACTTGCACGAGGAGTGCAGCACACAGATTATCCACTGCGACATAAAACCACAGAACATCCTTCTTGATGCCAACTTTATGGCAAAGATTGCAGACTTTGGCCTGGCGAAGCTTCTTCGAGCCAATCAGACACAGACAAACACCGGCATCCGGGGTACTCGAGGTTACGTTGCTCCAGAGTGGTTCAAGAACATAGGGATCACTTCCAAAGTCGATGTCTACAGCTTTGGGGTGATCCTGCTGGAGCTTGTATGCTGCAGAAGGAATGTGGAGCTAGAGATCGCCGATGAAGAGCAGGCGATACTGACTTACTGGGCAAACGACTGTTACAGGTGCGGGAGGATCGACTTGCTGGTGGAAGGCGACGATGAGGCAAACTTCAACATCAAAAAGGCAGAGCGATTCGTGGCTGTAGCCCTTTGGTGCCTCCAGGAGGAGCCGACCATGCGGCCAACCATGCTTAAAGTGAcacagatgcttgatggagcagtGCAGATCCCCACACCTCCGGACCCCTCTTCCTTCATCAGTTCACTTTCATAA